Genomic DNA from Blastocatellia bacterium:
TTCGAGATTTATCTCATTCGTCGCGCTCTGGAGATCACCGGCGGGAATCAGAGTCGTGCCGCGCGCTTGCTCGGCATGAACACCACGACGCTCAACAGCAAGATCAAGGCTTACAACATCACCCTCAAGTAACGCCGACCGCCTTTGCCGGAGAAACGAATAGAGGTTCGTGTATCCCTCAGAGGGCATTCGTCAGGGGGAGGCATGGGCTCTGCGAACGTGACTCGGTGAGGCGATTGACGGATCACCCCTCTGCCGACCAGAGGATCACGCGGGCCCGATCGTTCACTTCGGTCAAAAGCTCGGCGAACGATTTCCCCAGGACGGGATGAATGCCGGCGGGAAAGAGATCGCACAGCGGCACGAGAACGAATCGCCGCTCGTGTAAGCGCGGATGGGGGATGATGAGTCGGTCGCCTTCCTCGACGATGTCCAGGCTCAGATCATCGTAGAGCAAGAGGTCGAGATCAATCGTGCGCGGACCCTTGGCGAGGAGACGCTCTCGACCGAGGGTTCGCTCAATGGAGAGGCACAGCCGCAAAAGTTCCAGAGGGGTGCAGGAGGTGCGCAGGACGACGACCTGATTGAGGAAATCGGGCTGATCGGTATAATCCACCGGCTCCGTCTCATAGATCGGCGAGGCGCTTTCCACCACTCCCGCCATCGCCAGCATCTCGCGGGCGCGCGCCAGATACGACTGACGGTCGCCGAGATTTGATCCCAGACCGATCACTGCGGTATGCTCGCTGCTCATCATGAATCTGCTTCCGGAGAACCGTCCATGTGCTCATGCGCGCCGTGAAAGATGAACATGGGTTCGCCAGCGGATGAAAAGCGCAGTAATCCATTGGAACCTTTCATCCGTTGGGAGATGATTTTCAAGGGAAGAGGGAACGATCGGCCCCGATCGAAAGGCGCGGGCTGAGGCGGGCAGCATGTATTGGTTGCTTCGGTCCGTCCGCATGGTCGTGAGTGCAACGGGGGCAGTTTAGGGGGCAACAGGGGATGTCGTCAATGGCAGTCGTCACGGTTCATCCGCGCGTGGGAGCGCGGCGTCGAGCCGGCCATCTCTGGGTCTATGCCTCGGATGTTCTCGACTCCGGCCAGGCTGCGAGCGGCGACATCGTCCGGGTGGTGGATGCGCGGGGGAAGCCGATGGGGTTTGCCTTTTACAGCCCGTCGTCTCAGATCGCGCTGCGCTTCGTCGCCGACGCAAACGAAACGCCGGAGCCCGAGTTTTGGCGTCAGCGTCTTCTTGCCGCCGCTGCCTATCGCCATCAGGTCGTCGAGGACACGGAGGCCTATCGCCTCGTCTTCGGTGAAAGCGATCGCTTGCCCTCGCTCATCATTGACCGGTACGGCGACTCCTTCGTCCTTCAAACGCTCACGCCGGGAATGGAACGGCTCAAAGGGATGTGGGTTGATCTGCTCCGAGAGCTGTACGCGCCGCGCGCCATCGTCGAGCGCAATGATGTGAAAGCGAGAACGCTGGAAGGGTTGCCCCTGCAGAAAGGGGTGCTCGATGGATCGCTCAGCGAGCCCGTGCGGATCCGCATGAACGATCTGA
This window encodes:
- the folK gene encoding 2-amino-4-hydroxy-6-hydroxymethyldihydropteridine diphosphokinase, which gives rise to MMSSEHTAVIGLGSNLGDRQSYLARAREMLAMAGVVESASPIYETEPVDYTDQPDFLNQVVVLRTSCTPLELLRLCLSIERTLGRERLLAKGPRTIDLDLLLYDDLSLDIVEEGDRLIIPHPRLHERRFVLVPLCDLFPAGIHPVLGKSFAELLTEVNDRARVILWSAEG